The Stigmatella ashevillena genomic sequence GACGCTCTCGGAGATGGGCGTCATCCTCCTCATGTTCTCGCTCGGGCTGGAGTTCAGCCTGCGCAAGCTGTTCTCGGTAGGGCCCACGGCGGGGCTCACGGCCGTCATTCAATGCAGCATCATGATCTGGTTGGGCTTCGTCGTCGGCCGTGCTTTCGGGTGGACGGCGCGCGAGAGCATCTTCGCGGGCTCGCTCATCGCCATCTCGAGCACGACGATCATCGCCAAGGCCTTCGACGAGCAGGGGATTCGGGGCCGTTTGCGGGAGCTCGTCGTCGGCGTGCTCATCGTCGAGGATCTCATCGCGGTGCTGCTGATGGCGACCCTCACGGCCATCTCGACGGGGACGGGTCTCTCGGCAGGCCAACTGGCGCTGACCACGGGCCGCCTCGTGGCGTTCCTGGTGGGGCTCGTCGTGGTGGGGCTGCTGGTCGTTCCCCGCGCCATGCGTGCGGTTGTCCGGCTCAACCGCCCGGAGACGACGCTCGTGGCGAGCGTGGGCATCTGCTTCGCCGTGGCGCTGCTGGCCCAGTCCTTTGGCTACTCGGTCGCGCTGGGGGCCTTCCTGGCGGGCTCCCTCGTGGCTGAGTCCGGCGAGGAGAAGGTGGTGGAGCACCTGGTGCTGCCCGTGAAGGACATGTTCGCGGCCATCTTCTTCGTGTCCGTGGGCATGCTCATCGATCCGGCGCTCATCGCCGAGCACTGGGCCGCCATCGTGGTGCTGACGGTCGTGGTCATCGTCGGGAAGATTGTCAGTGTCTCGTTGGGTGCCTTCCTGACCGGAAACGGGACGCGCACGTCGGTTCAAGCGGGCATGAGCCTGGCGCAGATCGGCGAGTTCTCGTTCATCATCGCGGGGTTGGGGCTGTCGCTGAAGGCGACGGGCGAGTTCCTCTACCCGGTGGCGGTGGCCGTTTCCGCCATCACCACGCTCACCACGCCCTTGCTGATCCGCGCGTCGGGGCCCGTGGCGAACTTCGTCGACCGGAAGCTTCCCAAGCCGCTGCAGACGTTCGTGACATTATATGGAAGCTGGATGGAAGGGCTGCGCGCCGCTCCCCGCCAGAAGACGTTGGGCACCACCGTGAGGCGGCTCATCGGGCTCTTGCTGCTCGACATGGCCGTGCTCGTGGGCCTGGTCATCGGGACGTCGCTCACCATCGGGCGGGTCTCCCTGATGATCGAGGAGAAGACGGGGGTGAGGGGCTCGCTCGCGGAGACGCTGGTCATCGTGGGCGCCGTGGTCCTGTCCCTGCCATTCCTGGTGGGTGTTGCGCGCCTGGCGAGCCGGGTGGGGGTGACCCTGGCCGAGGTGGTGCTGCCCCGGCGTCCGGACCGGAAGGTGGATCTCGCGGCGGCCCCTCGGCGGGCGCTCACCGTGACGATCCAGGTGATCATCGTCCTGCTCATCGGGGCCCCGGTCATCGCCATCACCCAGCCCTTCCTGAGCGGCTTCACGGGCGCGCTGCTCGTGCTGGTGCTGCTGGGGGCGCTGGGGGTGGTTTTCTGGCGCAGCGCGACGAACCTGCAAGGGCATGTCCGGGCAGGGGCTCAACTCATCGTGGAGGCCCTCGCGGCCCAGTCACGCTCGAAGGAACCGGGGGCCGAGCCCCAGCCCCTGGAGCAGGTGCACGGCATGCTGCCTGGACTCGGGGAGCCCACGCCCGTGCGGTTGGGGGACAAGAGCCCCGCCATTGGAAGGACGCTGGCGGAGCTGAACCTCCGGGGACAGACGGGGGCCACGGTGCTCGCCATTCAGCGGGGCGAAGAGGGCATTTCCTTCCCCACGGCCAAGGAGGTGCTCAAGCTGGGAGACGTCCTCGCCTTGGCGGGTACGCATGAAGCGGTGGAGGCGGCCCGGAGCTTGCTGATGCCTGAGGTCCTGGCGCCCCCGCCGGATGGCTCGCAGGTTCACGCCTGAGGGGGCCTCACGTCGGGCCTGGGGGGGAGCGAGGCAGGACGCGCGGCAGGCGCACGCGGAAGGTGGTGCCCCCCTCGGCCGTGGACTCCATCGCCACGGAGCCCCCATGGGCCCGCGCAATGTTCTCCACGATGTAGAGGCCCAACCCGACGCTGCGCCCCTGCTTGTCCCACTGGCTCGTGGCGCGCTGCATGGGCTGGAACAGCAGGGCCTGGGCTTCCTCCGGGATGGGCGTTCCTTTGTTGTGGACTTCCAAGGTGACCGCGTCCTGCTCGCCAAGGGTCTTCACCAGGACAGGGGTGTCGGCAGGGCTGTACTTGAGTGCGTTGGTCACGAGGTTCGTCATCAACTGGGTGATGCGGTCTGGGTCCCACGCCCCCTCGCCGTTGCCATCCGCCGTGATGCGAATCTCGCGCTCGGGGAGGCTCATGCACGCCTCTTCCACCACCTGCCGGACGAGGACATGCACGTTGAGAGGACGCGGCTGGATGGGCAGGCCTCCCCCCAGTCTGGCCTGGGTGAAGTCCAGCAGATCACGCACCATGCGCGTGGCCAACTCCGCGTTGTTCTGGATGCGCGCGATGGCTTTGAGCGTCCGCCCTTCCAACTCGTCCTGGCGCAGCATCACCTGGGTGCTCATGAGGATGACGCTGAGGGGATTGCGCAAATCATGGCTGACGATGCCGGCGAGGTGCTGCTCGAACTCGCGTGCCTTCTCCGCTTCCCTGCGCGCCGCCGTCTCGGCCACGAGCAGCGCTTGCGTCCGCTGGTGCAGTTTCTGCGCCTCCCGGATCAGCCGCTCACGCTCCTTCTCCACGGCCTTGCGCGCGCTGATGTCTTCAAAAGAGACCACCGCGCCCACCACCTGGTGGTCTCTCCGCAGCGGGTTGGCCTGATAGCGCACGTGCAAGCGCTGACCGTCCTTCCGGCAGAGGATCTCGTTGTCCATGCCCACGTGCTGCCCGGAGGACAGCGCGATGGAGATGCCGCAGGTCTCGGGAGTGCAAGGCGTTCCATTCGCCCGGGTATGGCGCGTCAAGGCGTGGATGTCGTGGCCCAGGATCTCTTCCACCGCGGAATAGCCGAGCAGGCTCAGGCACGCGGGGTTGGCGAAGATGCAGCGGCCGTTCGCGTCCATGCCCCAGATGCCCTCGGCGGTGGCGTCCAGGAGCCCCCGGAAGAGCTCCTCGCGCTCGCGCAGTGCATCGAGGGAGCGGCGCTGGCTGGTCGCGTCTTGCATGGCGCCGACCATGCGCACCGCATGGTGGTCGGTGTCCCGGACGACAAATCCCCGGTTCTTCACGAACGCATGGGTGCCGTCCGAACGGAGGTAGCGGTACTCGGCGTACCAGTTCTGGCCGTGCGGTGAGTCGATGACGGCGTGGAGGCCGTGGAGGACCCGCTGTTGATCATCCGGGTGGATGTGCTCAATCCACCAGGTGGCATCAGGGCCCACTTCCTGGGGGCTGTAGCCGAAGAGGCTGGAGATGCCCGGGTTCCAGTTCACCGCATTCGTCACCAGGTTCCAGTCCCAGATGGCATCTTGGGTGGCCCGGAACGCCAGCGCGAAGCGCTCCTCCGAGGCGCCCAGGGCCGCGTTGGCTTCCCGGGTTTCTTGGAGGGAGCGCTCGGCGAACTCGCGGGCCGTGCGCGCATCGCTGAGGGCAAGGGCGCGCTCGGTCTCGGCCAGCTTCTTGTCGCTGATATCGCGGAAGACGAGGACCACGCCCATCAGTGCGCCCTTGCCATCCCGGATGGGCGCCGCGCTGTCATCGATGGGGACCTCGCTCCCATCCTTGCGGATGAGCAGGGTGTGGTTGGCCAGGCCCACCACGTGCCCCTCGCGCAATACGCGCTCCACGGGGTTTTCCACCGGCAGGCGCGTGTACTCGTTGATGATGTGGAAGATGCCTGTGAGCGGCTGGTTCCGGACCTCCTCCCAGGTCCAGCCCGTCACGGCCACCGCCACGGGGTTGAGAAAGGTGATGCAGCCCGTCGAGTCCGTGGCGATGACGGCATCCCCGATGCTGTGCAGCGTGGTGGAGAACCACTCTTCGCGCACGCGCAAGGCCTCGGCCTGCTGACGGATGCGCACCAGCGTCCTCACCCGGGCGAGCAGCTCCGCATCGTCATAAGGCTTGGCCACATAGTCATTGGCCCCCGCGGTGAGCCCCTCGAGGAAGTCCGTCCGTTCTCCGCGGGCCGTCAGCATGAGGATGGGCAGGTGCGTCTCGCCGTGCATCTGGCGGACGAAGCGGCAGACCTCCAGGCCCGAGGTGCCGGGCAATTGCCAGTCGAGCAGCAGGGTGTCCGGCGGTGGGGAGGCTTGGGCGAGCGCCTCCAGCATGGACTCGCCGTCGGAGAACGTCTCCACGGCGTAGAAGGGCTCCAAGAGGCGGCGGGCATGCGCGGCCTGGGCGGGACTGTCTTCCAGCAACCAGACTTGGCCCTGCTGGGAGAGCTCTCCGCCCTTGCCCATTTCCCAGGGGTGCCGGCTCCCAAGGAGATTGGCCTTGGGCCCCTGCCGCACACCCTGTGAAGTGCGTCCTGGAGGCGCCTTGGTCTGGGGACTCATCAGGGTGAAGGGTGGGACCTTGGCCCCGTTGGGGCAACCCCTGTCAGTCGAACATGGCGCTCAGCGCTTCGCCGAGTGTCTCCACGCCCACCACCTTGAGCTTCGTCTCTTCCAAGCGCCGGGCACTGCCAGAGGGCAACACCACGCGCTGGAAGCCCATCTTCGCAGCCTCGGCGAGCCGGGGCTCCACCTGCCCCACGGCGCGCACCTCGCCGGCCAGCCCCACTTCGCCCAGCACCAGGGTCTGGGGATCCAAGGGCCTGTTCTGGAGGCTGGACACCAGCGCCGCGCAGACGGCCAGATCACACGCGGGCTCGGACAGTTGCATGCCACCCGCCACGTTGACGAACAAGTCGCACCCCACCAGCGGGATGTCCTCCTTCTTTTCCAGCACCGCGGCCAGCAGCGCCACGCGGTTGCCGTCCACGCCGATGGCCGTGCGGCGAGCGGTCCCATAGCCCGTGGGAGCCACCAGGGCTTGGACCTCCACGAGGAGGGGCCGGGTGCCGTTGAGCGTGGAGGTCACCACGCTGCCCGCCTTGCCCGCGGGCCGCTCCGCCAGAAAGAGGGCAGAAGGATCTGGCACCTCCACGAGCCCCAGCCCCTTCATCTCGAAGACGCCAATCTCGTTGGTGGATCCGAATCGGTTCTTGTGGGCCCGGAGGATGCGGAAGGGGTGGCCGCGCTCGCCTTCGAAATAGAGGACGGTGTCCACCATGTGCTCCAGCACGCGCGGGCCGGCGATGGAGCCCTCCTTCGTCACGTGGCCCACGATGAAGGTGGGGACCCCGGTCCGCTTGGCGTAGGCCATCAGCCGCCCGGCCACCTCGCGCACCTGGGTGATGCTGCCCGGCGCACTGCCCAACTCCGGCAGGTACATCGTCTGGATGGAGTCCACCACCAGGGCCATGGGCTTGAGGGCCTCGGCGGCGCTCAGCACCCGGTCCGCGTCGGTTTCCGCGAACAGGTGGATGGCCTCGCCCTCTACCCGCAGCCGCTCGGCGCGCATCTTCGTCTGCCGCAGGCTCTCTTCGCCCGAGACGTAGAGCACCGGCCCATGGCGGGCCAGCCGGTCCAGCGCGGCCAGGAGCAGGGTGGACTTGCCAATGCCCGGGTCTCCTCCCAGCAGCACCAGCGAGCCGCCCACCACCCCCCCTCCGAGGACCCGATCGAACTCGGCAATGCCGGTGCGCCGCCGTGCTTCCACCTCGCCACTGACATCCTTGAGGAGGACGGGCTTGGTGGCTCCTCCCGAGGCGCCCCAGGCGGGACGCTTCTCGTCCGGTTTCGTCTCCGCCTCCTCCAGCAGCGAGCTCCATGCTCCGCAGTCAGGGCATTTCCCGAGCCACTTCGCCGTCTGGTACCCGCACGCCTGGCAGGAGTAATGGGTCTTTGCCTTCGCCATGAAGAGGGTTCTCTATCGCGCCCGGCTGACGTTTCCCCGCTGAATCGGCCCGCGCGTCCGCCCTGTGAGGCGGGTGCCGCCTGGAGAGCAGGCAACCAGGCAGACCCTTCATGCCCGTGGAATGACCACACGTTGCCCTCCGGGGAGGGCCACCCCAAGTTGCCCCCAACAACGAACGACGCCGCACACCGCGGCGCTCCTCTAACAGGGGATTCTCTCATGAGTATTATCGCGTTTTTGGTGATCGGTCTTCTGGCGGGGTTGCTTGCGCGTGCGCTCATGCCGGGCAATCAGTCCATGGGGCTTCTGGCCACCACGTTGCTGGGCATCGCCGGCTCTTTCGTGGGCGGCTTCATCGGCTCGTTCTTCAACAGCGATGGCCGCATCCTGGCCCTGCATCCCTCGGGGCTGATCTTCTCGGTGATTGGCGCGATGGTGTTGCTGCTGCTGGTGGGATTCGCGGGCCGCAGCAGGCGCGTCCGCATCTAGCGGGCCTTCCACTCTGGAAGGCGGCGAGGGCCGGTGTCCCAGCAACCTGGGCCCGGCCCTCCTGCTTTTTGCCCGCCTGGGGCTGGAAACGGGCTGGAAACTTGTCAACCCAGCGTCGGCTCGGCGTTGACAAGTTCCCGGCGTCCGCGCAGTTTGGGCCCCCTCGTCATCCTTCGAGGAGCCCATGTCCGACGCTGCCGAGTCCTTCCACGGCCACGCCCACTTCGCCGCGCCTCCTTCGGGTGTCACGGTCCGCCACGATTGGACGCTGGCGGAAGTGCGTGCCCTCTACACGCTGCCGCTGCTGGAGCTCGTTCACAAGGCGCAGACCGTCCACCGGGCGGTGTTCCAGGACAACAAGGTGCAGCTCTGCTCGCTGCTGTCCATCAAGACGGGGGGCTGCTCCGAGGACTGCTCCTATTGCCCCCAGGCCGCGCGCTACAAGACGGGCGTCAAGGCCGAGAAGCTGATGGCCGTGCAAGAGGTGTTGGATGCTGCTGGCAAGGCCCGCGCCGCCGGGGCCACCCGCTTCTGCATGGGCGCTGCCTGGCGCGAGGTGAAGGACGGTCCCCAGTTCGACAGCGTCCTGGAGATGGTCAAGGGCGTGAAGGCCCTGGGCATGGAGGCGTGCGCCACGTTGGGGATGCTCACCGAGAGCCAGGCCCAGCGCCTGCGCTCCGCGGGCCTGTCCGCGTACAACCATAACCTGGACACCTCCGCCGAGCACTACGGGGACATCATCTCCACGCGCACCTACGAGGATCGGCTCAACACCCTGGAGCGTGTGCGCCAGGCGGGCATCTCCGTGTGTTCGGGGGGCATCATCGGCCTGGGCGAGTCCCTGGAGGATCGCTGCAAGTTGCTCCTCACCCTGGCCAACCAGGAGGTCCATCCCGAGTCCGTGCCCATCAACGCGCTCGTCGCCGTGGAGGGCACGCCGCTGGCCGGACAGAAGCGCGTGGAGACGGTGGAGATGGTTCGCACCATCGCCACCGCGCGCCTGCTCATGCCCCTGGCCATGGTGCGGCTGTCGGCGGGCCGCATGCAGATGAACGAAGAGGCGCAGCTCTTGTGTATGCTCGCAGGGGCCAACTCGCTCTTCTTCGGCGAGAAGCTGCTCACCACCGGCAACCCCGAGTACACGCGCGACATGGCCTTGCTGGAGAAGGCAGGCATCCAGCCCCTCGCGCCGGACCTGTCGCGCGAGTGAGCCTCCCCGCTGAGTCCGATTCCCGGCCGGCCGGGGAGGGGAAGGCCACCGCCTGGGCCCGGGAGGAGCTGGAGGCCTTGGCGGCGCGGGGACTGCGCCGCTTCCTGGAGCCGCTGGAGTCCGCGCAGGGAGCGCTGGTGCGCGTGGGCGGAGAGGCGCTCATCAACTTCGCCTCCAACGATTACCTGGGCCTGGCCGCTTCCCCCACGCTGCGCGCCGCCGCTGCCGCCGCCCTCGAGCAGTACGGTGTGGGCACCGGCGCCAGCCGCCTGGTGGCTGGGGACACCGTGGCCCACCAGCGCCTGGAGGCCCGTCTGGCCGCCTTCGAGCGCTCCGAGGCCGTCCTCCTCTTCAACACCGGCTTCGCCGCCAACACGGGCATCCTTCCTGCCCTGGTGGGCTCTGGGGATGCCGTCTTCTCCGATGCCCTCAACCATGCCTCCCTGGTGGATGGCTGCCGCCTGTCCCGTGCCCGTGTCGTCGTCTACCCCCACGCGGACGTCGAGGCCCTGGCCCGGGCGCTGGAAGAGACGCCCGCGCGCCGCAAGCTCGTCGTCACCGACACCGTCTTTTCCATGGACGGCGACCATGCCCCGCTGGCCGCGCTGGTGGCCCTCTGCCGCGAGCAGGGGGCCGCGCTGATGGTGGACGAGGCCCACGCCACCGGAGTGCTGGGGCCGCGCGGTGCGGGGCTGTGCGAGGAGCTGGGCTTGAGCGGACAGGTGGACCTGCGCATGGGGACGCTGAGCAAGGCGTTTGGAGGCATGGGGGCCTATGTGGCCACCTCCCGCCCCGTGGCGGAACTGCTCCTCAACCGGGCCCGCCCCTTTGTCTTCTCCACCGCGCTGCCCGCGGCCCTCTGTGCCGCCGCCGAGGCGGCCGTGGATGTGGTGGAGGGGGATGTGCCCTTGCGCGAGAAGCTCTGGCGCAACATCCGTCGCTTCTCGGAGGGCCTGCGGGCCCTGGGGCTCCCCGCCGAGCCCCGCAGCGCCATCTTCCCCGTCATCCTCGGTGAGCCGGAGGTTGCACTGGCCGCCGCCCGGCACTGCCGCGAGCGGGGATTGCTGGTGAAGGCCATTCGCCCACCCACCGTTCCCGAAGGCACCAGCCGCTTGCGCTTCTGTCTCTCCGCCGCGCACACCGAGGGACACATCGATGTCGCGCTGGAAGTCCTGCGCGGCTTGCGAGGCACCCGTGGCTGAGCCCTTCCAACTCTTCGTGACGGGGACGGACACCGGGGTGGGAAAGACGCAGGCCTCGTGCGCGCTGCTGTCCCTGCTCGCCGATGCGGGGCTGGAGCCCCAGGGCTTCAAGCCCTACGAAAGCGGGTGTGAGCGGTTGTCCGCGCCGGCGGACACCATGGCCCTGCGCGCGGCGGCCCGGAGCCAGTGGCCCATCGAGGCGCTCTGTCCGCACCGGTTCCGGGCCCCGCTGGCCCCGGGAATCGCCGCGCGCCGCCTGGGCCGGGAGCCTCGCTGGGAGACCACCCTGGCCGCTTGGGAGCGCCTGCGCCACGGCTCGGTCATCGTCGAGGGGGCGGGCGGCCTGTTTGTTCCCCTCGATTCCCAACGGGACATCATCGATCTGATTGCCGCGTTGCGTCTGCCCGTGCTGCTGGTGGCTCGGGCGGGCCTGGGCACCCTCAACCATACAGCCCTGTCGCTGCGGGCCCTGGCCGAGCGGAACGTGAAGGTGAGCGCCGTCCTGCTGAGCCGCAGTACCCCCACGAGAGACCCTTCCGAGCGTGACAACCGCCTGTTGCTGGAGGAGCGCCACGGCCTCCGGGTGCTGGGGCCGGTGCCCTTCCTGAAGGATCCCCGGCGGCGCCATGCCGCTTTCCGCGCGGCCCTGGGTCCCTTGGTGCCTCATCGCGCGCGAGGCCGGTAAATCGGCCTCCCGCGCGGTTGGAGTGCTACAGGCCGCGCAAGTTTTCGGGTGTCGTGGCCGTGAAATGGACGGGTGTTTTGATCTGCGCGAGAACCCCTTTCGCGAATGGGCGACATCATCGACCTCACGCTCCTGACGGACGTCAGGCGCTACTTCCAGAAACTCCTCGAAGCGCGCGGGCTTCCCTACTTCCTCCAGAAGGAGAGCAAGAGGCTCTTCCAGATCGAGCCAGCCCGGGTCGAACTTGTCCTCCGGACCGCACTCCGGATGAGGGATCCTGGATTGCCGAAGCCCCCTCCCCAGGCGATTGAGCACTGCCGCCAGGAGATCCGCCGGGAACTGATCCGCCGCGTCGCCAATGCGATGCTGCAGACGGGGCTGTGAGCGGCTTCTCCTCGCGCACCGGATTCTCTCGAACGTGGAATGCCCTGTCCCAGGCCCTGGCGCAGCGCCGGGCCCAGGGGCTGCCCTGGATCGACCTCACGGCGAGCAATCCGACCCACGTGGGACTGCCCTCACCGGAGCCCGGCCTGCTGGCCACCCCGGGGGCGCTCACCTACGAGCCCGAGCCCATGGGCTTGGGCTCCGCGCGCGAGGCTGTGGCGACCTACCTGGCCTCGAGGGGCACGGCGGTCCGTGCCGAGCACTTGCTCTTGTCCGCGAGCACGAGCGAGGCCTACGCATGGCTCTTCAAGCTGCTGTGCGAGCCGGGGGACAACGTGCTCGTTCCGGCGCCCAGCTACCCGCTCTTCGAGTACCTCGCGCGCTTGGAAGGGGTGGAGGTGAAGCCCTACCGACTGCCCCGTGCACACGGTTTTGGCCTGGATGTGGACGCGGTGGCGTCCGCGCGGGACGCTCGCAGCCGCGCGGTGCTCGTCGTCAACCCAGGCAACCCCACGGGCCACTTTCTCCACGAGGGTGAGCTGACGGCCCTGGCGAGCCTGTGCGCGGACACCGGGCTGGCGTTGCTCTCGGACGAGGTGTTCTCGGACTTCGCCTGGGCGCCGGAGCCGGACCGGGTGCCCACCGTCGCGGGCCGGCCCCTACCCATGCTCACCTTCAGCCTCTCGGGGCTCTCCAAGGTGGCGGGACTGCCCGGCCTCAAGCTGGGCTGGACGCATGTGGGGGGGCCCCCCGAGAGACGGGACGAGGCGCTGGCGAGACTGGAGTGGGTGGCGGATACCTTCCTCTCCGTGGGCACGCCGGTCCAGCAGGCCCTTCCCGCGATCCTGGCGCATGTGCCGCGCTTCCAGACGGCGCTGCTGGAGCGGGTGAGGGAGAACCGGCGGCAACTGCTGGCAACCCGTCCGCGCGGTGCATCCTGGGACGTGGTACCCGCGCACGGTGGGTGGAGCGCAGTGCTGCGCATTCCCCTGGAGCCCGGCGAGGAGGCCACGTGTCTGGCGCTCCTCGAGGCGGGGGTGGGGGTGCAGCCGGGCTATTTCTACGACTTCACGGGCGGAGCGTTCCTGGTGCTCTCCCTATTGCCCCCGCCAGAGGTGTTCCGTGCCGCACTGGGCCCGCTCACCTCCGTGCTGGAGGGGCTCAGCCCCCGCTGAGGGTGTCGACGGTGACGAAGTTGGAGCCCTGCACCTGCCACAGCTCGATGGGGGAGGGGGCTTCGCCCGCTTCGTCGAACTGGAGGCTTCCGCTGGCGCCCTCCACGTTGATGCTGCGGCCGCTGGCCAACTCGCCCGAGAGTTGACCGAAGGCGCTGGAGGTCATCTGGACTGCCGCCCCCAGGCTCGACACCTGGGTCAGCCCCTCCGCCATCTTCAGCCCCGTCACCTGGCCTCCCTGCCCCTGGGCATACGCCACTGCCAGTCCGAGCAGGTACATGGAGTCATAGCTGTGCGAGGTGAAGGAGTAGTTCGACGGGTCCACGTCGTTGTACTTGGACCTGAACCGGGACTGGAAGGCGTTGAAGGCCTGGCCCGCGCCCTGGGCCGGCGCCGTGCCGAAGGAGTTCTGGATGGCCGCGAGCACCGTGGAATCGTCGAGGAGCGCTGCATCCTTGACGCTGTCGGTGAAGAACCACCGGTGACCGCTGGCCGCCTTGAGGTTGTCGAAGGCTTGGGCGCTTTCGATGATGCGGGAGACATCGTCCTCGAAGCCCACCACCACGGTGAGATCCGGATCGAAGTCGTCGATTTGCTTCATCGGTGAGGCAATGTTCCCGGTCTTGCGCGCGTAGGCAGTGGCCCGGAACTGCTTGGACGTGGACGTGCCCAGCTTCTCGGTAATGACGTTGAAGAGGCCCTGTCCGTACTGATCGTCCAGGTAGAGGATGCCCACCTTCTTCACGGCCGTGAACCTCGGGTCGCTCAACAGCAAGTCCGCGATGACGTTTCCCTGGATGGCGTCCGAGGGCGCCGTGCGCCACAGCAGGCCCAAGGAGGTGTTGGACTCCCGGG encodes the following:
- the bioB gene encoding biotin synthase BioB, coding for MSDAAESFHGHAHFAAPPSGVTVRHDWTLAEVRALYTLPLLELVHKAQTVHRAVFQDNKVQLCSLLSIKTGGCSEDCSYCPQAARYKTGVKAEKLMAVQEVLDAAGKARAAGATRFCMGAAWREVKDGPQFDSVLEMVKGVKALGMEACATLGMLTESQAQRLRSAGLSAYNHNLDTSAEHYGDIISTRTYEDRLNTLERVRQAGISVCSGGIIGLGESLEDRCKLLLTLANQEVHPESVPINALVAVEGTPLAGQKRVETVEMVRTIATARLLMPLAMVRLSAGRMQMNEEAQLLCMLAGANSLFFGEKLLTTGNPEYTRDMALLEKAGIQPLAPDLSRE
- the bioD gene encoding dethiobiotin synthase, with product MSRWKSCAACEAPVAEPFQLFVTGTDTGVGKTQASCALLSLLADAGLEPQGFKPYESGCERLSAPADTMALRAAARSQWPIEALCPHRFRAPLAPGIAARRLGREPRWETTLAAWERLRHGSVIVEGAGGLFVPLDSQRDIIDLIAALRLPVLLVARAGLGTLNHTALSLRALAERNVKVSAVLLSRSTPTRDPSERDNRLLLEERHGLRVLGPVPFLKDPRRRHAAFRAALGPLVPHRARGR
- a CDS encoding PAS domain S-box protein — encoded protein: MGKGGELSQQGQVWLLEDSPAQAAHARRLLEPFYAVETFSDGESMLEALAQASPPPDTLLLDWQLPGTSGLEVCRFVRQMHGETHLPILMLTARGERTDFLEGLTAGANDYVAKPYDDAELLARVRTLVRIRQQAEALRVREEWFSTTLHSIGDAVIATDSTGCITFLNPVAVAVTGWTWEEVRNQPLTGIFHIINEYTRLPVENPVERVLREGHVVGLANHTLLIRKDGSEVPIDDSAAPIRDGKGALMGVVLVFRDISDKKLAETERALALSDARTAREFAERSLQETREANAALGASEERFALAFRATQDAIWDWNLVTNAVNWNPGISSLFGYSPQEVGPDATWWIEHIHPDDQQRVLHGLHAVIDSPHGQNWYAEYRYLRSDGTHAFVKNRGFVVRDTDHHAVRMVGAMQDATSQRRSLDALREREELFRGLLDATAEGIWGMDANGRCIFANPACLSLLGYSAVEEILGHDIHALTRHTRANGTPCTPETCGISIALSSGQHVGMDNEILCRKDGQRLHVRYQANPLRRDHQVVGAVVSFEDISARKAVEKERERLIREAQKLHQRTQALLVAETAARREAEKAREFEQHLAGIVSHDLRNPLSVILMSTQVMLRQDELEGRTLKAIARIQNNAELATRMVRDLLDFTQARLGGGLPIQPRPLNVHVLVRQVVEEACMSLPEREIRITADGNGEGAWDPDRITQLMTNLVTNALKYSPADTPVLVKTLGEQDAVTLEVHNKGTPIPEEAQALLFQPMQRATSQWDKQGRSVGLGLYIVENIARAHGGSVAMESTAEGGTTFRVRLPRVLPRSPPGPT
- a CDS encoding pyridoxal phosphate-dependent aminotransferase, producing the protein MSGFSSRTGFSRTWNALSQALAQRRAQGLPWIDLTASNPTHVGLPSPEPGLLATPGALTYEPEPMGLGSAREAVATYLASRGTAVRAEHLLLSASTSEAYAWLFKLLCEPGDNVLVPAPSYPLFEYLARLEGVEVKPYRLPRAHGFGLDVDAVASARDARSRAVLVVNPGNPTGHFLHEGELTALASLCADTGLALLSDEVFSDFAWAPEPDRVPTVAGRPLPMLTFSLSGLSKVAGLPGLKLGWTHVGGPPERRDEALARLEWVADTFLSVGTPVQQALPAILAHVPRFQTALLERVRENRRQLLATRPRGASWDVVPAHGGWSAVLRIPLEPGEEATCLALLEAGVGVQPGYFYDFTGGAFLVLSLLPPPEVFRAALGPLTSVLEGLSPR
- the radA gene encoding DNA repair protein RadA, yielding MAKAKTHYSCQACGYQTAKWLGKCPDCGAWSSLLEEAETKPDEKRPAWGASGGATKPVLLKDVSGEVEARRRTGIAEFDRVLGGGVVGGSLVLLGGDPGIGKSTLLLAALDRLARHGPVLYVSGEESLRQTKMRAERLRVEGEAIHLFAETDADRVLSAAEALKPMALVVDSIQTMYLPELGSAPGSITQVREVAGRLMAYAKRTGVPTFIVGHVTKEGSIAGPRVLEHMVDTVLYFEGERGHPFRILRAHKNRFGSTNEIGVFEMKGLGLVEVPDPSALFLAERPAGKAGSVVTSTLNGTRPLLVEVQALVAPTGYGTARRTAIGVDGNRVALLAAVLEKKEDIPLVGCDLFVNVAGGMQLSEPACDLAVCAALVSSLQNRPLDPQTLVLGEVGLAGEVRAVGQVEPRLAEAAKMGFQRVVLPSGSARRLEETKLKVVGVETLGEALSAMFD
- a CDS encoding cation:proton antiporter domain-containing protein: MHGAHEFLKAITLVLCVAAVTTVLFQRLRQPVVLGYIIAGLIVGPYVAFPLFADPATVQTLSEMGVILLMFSLGLEFSLRKLFSVGPTAGLTAVIQCSIMIWLGFVVGRAFGWTARESIFAGSLIAISSTTIIAKAFDEQGIRGRLRELVVGVLIVEDLIAVLLMATLTAISTGTGLSAGQLALTTGRLVAFLVGLVVVGLLVVPRAMRAVVRLNRPETTLVASVGICFAVALLAQSFGYSVALGAFLAGSLVAESGEEKVVEHLVLPVKDMFAAIFFVSVGMLIDPALIAEHWAAIVVLTVVVIVGKIVSVSLGAFLTGNGTRTSVQAGMSLAQIGEFSFIIAGLGLSLKATGEFLYPVAVAVSAITTLTTPLLIRASGPVANFVDRKLPKPLQTFVTLYGSWMEGLRAAPRQKTLGTTVRRLIGLLLLDMAVLVGLVIGTSLTIGRVSLMIEEKTGVRGSLAETLVIVGAVVLSLPFLVGVARLASRVGVTLAEVVLPRRPDRKVDLAAAPRRALTVTIQVIIVLLIGAPVIAITQPFLSGFTGALLVLVLLGALGVVFWRSATNLQGHVRAGAQLIVEALAAQSRSKEPGAEPQPLEQVHGMLPGLGEPTPVRLGDKSPAIGRTLAELNLRGQTGATVLAIQRGEEGISFPTAKEVLKLGDVLALAGTHEAVEAARSLLMPEVLAPPPDGSQVHA
- a CDS encoding GlsB/YeaQ/YmgE family stress response membrane protein: MSIIAFLVIGLLAGLLARALMPGNQSMGLLATTLLGIAGSFVGGFIGSFFNSDGRILALHPSGLIFSVIGAMVLLLLVGFAGRSRRVRI
- the bioF gene encoding 8-amino-7-oxononanoate synthase, whose translation is MSLPAESDSRPAGEGKATAWAREELEALAARGLRRFLEPLESAQGALVRVGGEALINFASNDYLGLAASPTLRAAAAAALEQYGVGTGASRLVAGDTVAHQRLEARLAAFERSEAVLLFNTGFAANTGILPALVGSGDAVFSDALNHASLVDGCRLSRARVVVYPHADVEALARALEETPARRKLVVTDTVFSMDGDHAPLAALVALCREQGAALMVDEAHATGVLGPRGAGLCEELGLSGQVDLRMGTLSKAFGGMGAYVATSRPVAELLLNRARPFVFSTALPAALCAAAEAAVDVVEGDVPLREKLWRNIRRFSEGLRALGLPAEPRSAIFPVILGEPEVALAAARHCRERGLLVKAIRPPTVPEGTSRLRFCLSAAHTEGHIDVALEVLRGLRGTRG